The Bernardetia sp. ABR2-2B DNA window CTCAATTAGAGGGAGATTTTGAAGGAATAGGTGTTGAGTTTGTTCTTTTTGAAGACACCATTCAAGTCATTATGCCAATTCCGAACAGTCCGTCTTCTAGGGCAGGAATAGAGGCAGGAGACAGAATCATAAAAGTAGATGAAACACCCGTTGCTAATGTAAAAATTGATAATAGAAAGGTTTTTGATTTGCTTCGTGGCAAGAAAAATTCAAAAGTAAACTTGACTGTTTTTCGTCCCTATCAAAATAAAGAACTTGTTCTGACAGTTGAGCGTGGCACAATTCCGACCAGCACAGTAGAGGTAGGTTATATGCTTACTCCCAAAACAGGTTATATCAAGGTGTCTCGTTTTGGAATGAATACATTTAAAGAATTTGAAACGCAGCTCAATAAGCTTCTTCGTGCAGGAATGAAAGATTTAGTTTTGGATTTGCGTGGAAACCCTGGTGGATACATGGATCAAGCTGTCAAGATGGTAGATGAGCTTTTGGCAGGAAAAGAAATGATTGTTTATACTGACGGTAAAAAAGACCGTTTTGATAGTGAAGAAAAAGCACACAGAAAAGGAGATTTTGAAGAAGGTGCTGTAGTTGTTTTGTTAGATGAAGGAAGTGCTTCGGCTTCTGAAATTGTGGCTGGTGCATTGCAAGACAACGATAGAGCTTTGATAGTTGGTAGGCGTTCGTTTGGAAAAGGATTGGTTCAAAAACCGATTACACTTCGTGATGGTTCGGAGCTTCGTCTTACTATTTCTAGATATTATACGCCAAGTGGTCGTAGCATTCAGAAGCCATACAGCGACACAACGGATTATAGCTTAGAGATTATGGAACGTTATACGAATGGCGAACTTTATGAAGCTGATAGCTCAAAAATGAATAGAGAGAAAAAGTACAAGACGGCTCATGGAAGAACAGTTTATGGAAGTGGTGGAATAATGCCTGATATTTTTGTAGCAAGAGATACTTCTTATTTTACGCCTTATGTAGATTCACTTTACACAAAAAATGTAGTTCGCAACTGGACAAGCACCTATTATAATCTCAACAAGGAGAAATTCAAGGCGATGAGCGTAAAAGAATTTGTCTCTAATTTTACGATTGATAAAAACCTAGAAAATGATTTTTTAAGTTTTGCTAAAGGTCAAAAGGTAATTTTTAATGATTCTCAATATCAGACTTCAAGAAGTTTTATTTTGAATCAGATAAAGGCAAATTTGGCAAAACTTAGTTGGCAGTCTGAAGGATATTATCCTGTTTTGAATAAAGAAGATAAAGAAATCAAAGTTGCTTTAGAAAATATTGAAAGAGCAGAAGAACTCAAAAAATATTATTTGGTAAAAGAATAGACTCTAAAAGTGCCTGTCTTGAACAATTTTATTAATATTCTTCGCTCTTAATTTTGAAAGAATAATTGATATTTTCTGCTGCAAAAATGGCTTTATTTTTCATTGGTAATATCATAAACTCAAATGTAGGTTCTTTACCTGTTGTTTGTTCTGTTTGTCCCCCCAAAATTGAAACAGAATAAATTCCATTAGCTATTTTAATTTGTGCCTTTCTATTTTTTAATAAAATATTAATGTTCTCTGGGCTATAATTTTTCAAATAGGGTACTGTAAATAAACAAATCTGTTCGCTTTTGACTTCCAAAAAATATCCGTCTTGTCTTATTTGCAGGTCATTTTTATGCTTTGAGAACTCACTATTTCCACTAAAATTGAAATAGATGGTATAAGGGTAGTTCTCGATTTGTGAGAGTGTAATCATCTTTCCCTCTTTTATTGCTCTCTCTCCAAAATCTGTCGTAGTAAAATTATCGATTAAATTATTGGGTAGGTTATGCTTATTTTTATAATCTAATAATGTGTATGGGTCTGCCAATATAAAATAGTCAAATAAATCATTCAACTGTTCTTCAAATTTATGTATTTCCATTTTTCACTTAAAAAGGAGGTTCATCATCAAAATCAGCTGCTTTATTGTTCTTCAAATCATTATCAATCGGATTCATATTATTTCCTTTGCTTTGAAGTGTCGTAAATCCGTCGTCAATTGAAGGAAGACTTGAAAGATTATCATTTGCATTTGGAAAACCACTATCATAGCCTGTATTTCCTGCCGAAAATCCTCCTTCATCCAAATCTTGAAATTTGGTATATTTTCCTACAAACTGTAAAATAACAGTTTCCAAACTACCGTGACGATTTTTTGCGATGATTACTTCGGCTGTTCCCTGTGTAGGGTTTCCCATTTCATCTTGCGTAATTTCATAATACTCAGGACGATAAAGGAAAATTACCATATCTGCATCTTGCTCTATGGAACCCGATTCTCTCAAATCTGAAAGCATTGGTTTTTTATCTCCTCCACGAGTTTCTACGGCACGAGAAAGCTGTGAGAGTGCCATTACAGGAACATTGAGTTCTTTTGCAAGTTGCTTTAAAGCTCTTGAAATACCTGCAATTTCTTGTTCACGATTTCCTCCTGCACTTCCAGAATCTCCAGACATGAGCTGCAAATAATCAATGACAATCATATCCAAATCGTGCTGAGACTTTAACCTTCTTGCCTTTGCACGAAGTTCTAACATCGTAATGGCTGGTGTATCATCAATAAAAATCTTGGAAGCTGAAAGCTGTGTTGTCCTGTGGATAAGTTGCGCCCATTCGTGGTCTGCAATACTTCCGTTACGTAGTTTCTGACTTTCTACTTCTGCCTCTGATGACATCATACGGGTAAGTAACTGTTCGGCTGACATCTCTAGTGAAAAAATAGCTACACAATGCTCGTATTTTACAGCTGCATTTACGAGTGCCGAAAGTACAAAAGCTGTATTGTGCGTAAGCGTAAAATCATCTGTTACATACAAGCTATCAGCACTATCGATTTTGATACAAGAGGCTTCTTTGTTTCCAATAAAATCAACTTTAGTAATGTACTTAAAAAGTGGTGAAATACTGTTATTTGTAGTCGTTTGCGCTCCTGTTTCCAAATCTAAAAGAGTAGCAGGTAATTCAAACTCTACATTAAAATAATTTTCGCCTTTTTCATTTTCCTTAATGAAAACTATTCCACCTAAAGAACGAATTAGAAAAACAAAATCATCTTTGAGACGAGAAGAATCTGTTTTATATTTTCCTTTTGAGTCTTGATTCAAACGTCCTGAAAAAGCCAACATTCCATCTAAAAGCTCGGTTCGTTGTCGCACACTTGACCACAAATATTCTTGAGGAATAAAAGGCTCTTCTGAAAAATTGACCATTTGGTCGCCAAAAGCATGTTGTAGTTTTTCATACGTTTCTGCCATTCTTTCGCTCGTTTTAAACGCATCTTTATCAGCTAAAAGGCTTGTTTGTCCTTGATTGGCTACAAAAAGCCCCACCAAATAGCTACTCAAAGGTAGTTTTTTCTCTTCAAACTGAATTGGCATTACCATCGGAATATAATGATTTGGCTTACCTGCACCTGTAAGAAGTGTTTTTTTGATTTCCTTTAGAGAGCGAACAGCTAATTTATTTTCAGATTGCTGAAAAGTAATCCATAGATGTTCTTCACAACACTCTGTACTTGTTCCATCTTCAAAAGTAACTTTATAAATTGGTTTATTGCCTTGTGGAAAAACGTCTTTTACCTTATAAAACTTTCCATCACTTCCTGCCAGTAAATCTTCTTTTTTTATCTCTCCCATCGTTTTCCAACCATTTTGAGCCAGAAGTTTTGCATCGTGAGGTTGTGCTTTTCCCATACCGGGACGAGCTGCCAAAATAATCAAATCCGAACGCTGCCAACCTGCTGTTATTCTGTCCAAAGCCGTAAAACCACTCTGAATACCTGTAATTCCTGTTTTATTTTTTCGTTTTTCTTCTAAATCTTTTAAAGTATTGAGATAAACGGATGCCATATCAGAAGTACGTTTCCTAACATTATCTTCTGTAATTTCGAAAAGTTCACTCTGTGTTTCATCTAAAAGCTCAAAAGCATCTTTTGTATCTTCGAAGGCATTTTCACGAACTGTAGAAGCTACACCAATCATTTTTCTTTTAATAGCACGTTCCACAACCTCGTGTGCGTGATAGACAACATTTGCAGAAGAACTAACCTCAGTAGTCAGACGAACAAGCGCATACGCACCTCCCACAATCTCTAAACTTCCATTTTTTTCTAATTGAGTTCTGACTGTCAGAAGGTCAATCGGAGAACCTTTAGCAGAAAGTTCCAACATTGATTGATAAATAAGCTGATGTGCATCTTTATAAAAACTATCTGCCTTCAAAATATCAACTACATCTTCAAAAGCCTTTCTTTCTAATAAAAGCGCACCCAAAATAGCCTCTTCCAAAGGAATAGATTGAGGTGGAAGTTTGCCCATTTCATTGGATAAATCATTCGCAAAACCGTTTTGCTTTTTTTTGTTGAAAGAACCTTTTTTAGAAAAATTATTGCTTTTGTTATCCATTTCTATTTTAGATTAACCATTATCAATATCTTAGTTGTAGATGATTGATAAGGTAGAGTTATTTTTACTATTTCTATTATTCTATCAGAAAGCTTTATTTTTGTTTCTTTTTCTTGATCAACTTTCTTCCTTCGCCATCAATACGACGTTTTACTTTTTTAGTATCTTCTGCTGCTGGTAGCTCTTCTGGAACAAACCCACGACGTATCAATAATTGCCTTACTTCTTCATTATTTGTGATATGTTCTTGAGCTATTTCAGCAGAATTTTGCAAGTTTTTGTTTTTAATGTTTCCATTTGTTAGTGTTGTAGCTAATTGTTTACCACTAATCAAAGGAGTTTGTAAATAATCGGCTAATGCTCTATTTTTTGGAACACCTAATTTGTCTTTCATTCTTTGTGTTGTATTTCCACCAAAAAAAGCTGTATCCCCTTGTGAACGTATGAGAGCGAAACCACGACTATCTGTACCTCGCTCATAAGCTAGTTGAGAGAGTAATTTTTCAGCAAGTGTTAATTTATCTCTTTCTTTTAGTCGTTCGGTTTCTTCTAAACGTTTTTCTATTAACTCTTGTTTTCTTGTCTGTATAGCAAAATACATTTGAGCAAAAGCAATTTCTTCTTTATTTGGGTCTCCATTTTGAGCAATAAGATAACAGGCATACCTAGTAAGTGCATAATCTTTCACTTCTCTTTCTCCTCCTTTTCCTACTAGTATCATTTTGCTGACATCAGCAAAATGATACTCAACACTCTGGGAGGCATTCTCACAAGAAATGACAGCCTTCTTTATTACCTTCTCAAAGTTCCTCCATTGTGTATAGTCAAAAATAGTTTGTAAATCTCTAGCAGACCAAAACTCTACTCCATCTTTTTCCTTTCTAATGTATTCAAGTTGAGCAAATAAATAATTACTTGTTGTCTTATCCATATTCTTTGAAGTTATCATTGTCAAATATATCTAAAATATAAGATACTTGAATTTAATCAAAAATTAGTAGAGATAGTTTTGGAAGCGTTTTTAATACAAATTTACTAAAATTAATAGCATAAACTAAAAAATAGAGTTTCATTTTTAAAGTTTTATTCCTCATTATTTTGATTCTGCCTATTCCAAATTCGTGTCAAATTCTCTATATTTTTTTTAGTCAGTATTTGTGTTCTAATTAAGGTTCTTATTCCATGAACCATAATCATAGATGCTTTACCTGTTTCAATAAAATATTTTAATTCTAACTCATTTGTTAATCTAACCAATCCAAATATAATTTCAACGTCTCCGTAACCTTTGAAATTTCCATAGCTTTCATCTGAAACTTCATTCATACTACCTATTTTCTCAACTCCATTTTCTTTAGTAATTAGTCTTTGAGTAGTTAGAATACTATGATTTTCAGAATCAAGAACCGTTGAACAAATGAGTAACTCATTTTCTTGTAATTCTAGTTGAATCTCATCATAAGGAAAGTCTGAATTGCAGACATAAAATTTAGTCCATCTAAAATTATATGGTTTTATAGTATGTTTTCTGATAGCAGCAATGCAAATTCCGTGTTTTGATTTATCAGTCTTACTCATTTTTGATTATCATTAACGTGAACTCGGTATTATATTTTTCAATTTTTACTCCTTTAGGAGTTCAATGTTGGTAGCAAATAAAGTAAAAAAGTGGTTCTTTACTCCTTTAGGAGTTATATATTCATTTCTCCACGTCAAAGATTTATATGTAGTTCCTACGGAACAATTTGATTTTAATCGTCTATTTTCTACCAACATATAGTTCTGATGGAACAAAATACAAAAAATAGTGTGTAAACAGTTGAATTATAGTTTATTAAAAGCCGAGTTCACGTTATCATTAGTGATTAATAGTAAAAAAATAATAGCATAAACTAAAAAACTTTGGGTTTAATGTAGGCGAAATGTTACAGAAGTTAGCACTATAGTATTAACAAATTCTAAATCAAAATGATAGAGTAGAGCTTCCTTTAAAACTCTCTCTGCTTCTTCATCACATCCATACCCTATTCCATTAACAACCTTTATTTTAACGGTAGAGTCAGTCAAAACTTGGTATCTAATCATAACACTTCCTTCGACTCCTTTCTCTTTGGCTTCTAAAGGATATTTTATGTTTTCATTAATATAACTATGAATTTTAAATGTTCTCTCTTTATCACCTTGAGCTAATTTAATCATCTCTAGACTATCATATACAGGATAAACATTTTCTTCCGAAAGTTTACTGCTATCTATTTCTAAATTGCTTGTACTCTTAGGTGCTTTCCTAGTACTACAAGATAGTAGTATGCATAAAAAAAGTATGCTCATTATATTATTTTTCATAGATTTCTTTTATACCTCTATTTTTGATAAAATTATATGAGCTCAAATTTAATGAATCAATATGGTATAAAATAGTATAAACTAAAAACTTGTGCGTAAATTTGTCGTAATCCATACTTTCACTTTAACTATTGTCAAAGTCTGATTACAGACTATTTACAAAGTTAAAGCGCATAAAATCAAGTTATGAAAAAAATATCCTATTTCCTGCTTTTTGCTTTCTTATTTCTAATTTCCTTCAAAAGTCAGTCTCAAAATATTGGTCTTGGTTTTTTGTTTCGTCCTAATATTACGCTCGGAACGGCTATTGTTCCTACTCAAAATGTAGAAGATAGCTTGAAGTTTGGAATGAATCGTTTTTATGCCAATTTGGTTGTACCACTTAGTGGAAAATTAAAATTAGATATAAAAAATATCAATGCTTCTTTTACACAGCATTTTCTGACTGTCAATACAGGTTTGAGATTACCTCAAGGAAATTTAGTAGAAGAGAATACCAAAATCTATAATTTTTCAGCAGGGATCACAGGAGTTCATGCAAATATCAGAAGTGGCGTTTGGTTTTATACGGTTAATGGTGGAATTGTACAAGATATTCAAAAACTGAATGAATCTAGCCCCTTTTTTACGGCTGCAGGTGCGTATATTCGTGTAAAAGGAATTTATAAACACAATATTTATGGTGTAGCTTTGCTGTATCAATACGAACGTTTTTTGCCTGTTCCTATTTTGGGAATCAATCGTAGATATAATAAAAAATGGTTTTTGGAATTACTTTTACCTGCACAAGGCGCAATGCGTTATCAGTTTAGCAAAAAGTTTAAAGCTGGTGTTTTGGTCGGATTGGGAAGTTTTCGTGCTGGTGTGAATCCTTCTACGAATATCGTTTTGCCAAATTTAGGAGGAAAAGGAAATTTGAATCTTAATTATACCGAACTCAAAATTACTTCTGTTGCTGAACTAAAAATTAAAAATGGAATCTTTTTGAGTAGTGAAATTGGCGTTTCGACAGCTCGTAGTCTTTCCTTCTTACGTACTTCTGATAATGAAATTACTTTTGGAGCTTCTACTGTTCCTTATGGTGCAATAAATTTACATATTGACTTACAAAAATCTAAAACTAGCCCGATTAGTTCTCGTCTTTTTGGAAATGATTTTTAAATAAATAACTGGTTTAAACATCAACACTTGAATCAGTTATTGCTTTTGCGAGAAATCAACAAAACATAAACCATACTGTCTTCGCTCCATATTCTTTTGCAAACTCTAAAAAACGTTTAAAATTTCTTAAATCTTGTCCAAAGTTTCCTTTATCAACATTAAAATCAGAAAAATAATATTCTGAATTAAGAGTATCATAATCTGGTGGCAGTAAAAGTTTATTCAAGTCTTCAATTTTTGAAAGTTTTTCTAGTAGAGAATTTATTGTAACTAGAACTTTGTCTAGATTATTTTCTATCTCAGCTTTTGATTTTTCAGCATCATCTAGTATTTTTTGTTCTGCTTCTTCATCTTGAACAAGTTCTAACTCATGTTCTATCTGTATCTCTTGTGGGTATTCTAACATTTGATAAATAATGGAAATATCAACCTCTGTAATCTTTCCAATTTGGTCTAATTCGGCTTCTTCCTCATTCATTATTACATTTTTTCTAAACATAAAATCAGCGAATGTTCTAGTTAAATAATGAAGTTCATGCTGTTCTTCTGTTTCCCGCAAATCATCATTATCTGTCCAATAATGTAGATCAAGTCCCATATTCAAAGAAAATTATAGATTTTAGAAAATTGAAATATTAAAGAAAAAACCTATTCCAATCACAAAATCAGAATAGGCTCACAAAAAACTTACTTCTCCACTACAGCAAAGAAATCAAAGCATTTATCGGCATCATCAGAGATAAAATAATCGTCCATTGTAACCGAACCAACTAATGAATTATCTTGTTCTTGCAATTTTTTACGATTCATTCTATTCAAAATATCATACGGAATTTGCAGAATTTGTCTAGGCAAGTTTTGTTCTAAATTAAAAATATCTAGTTTTTTGTATTTAGCTACCGATTCTTTATTTTGGTTGTAATATTCCCAAATTTTTTCATTTCCTGTAATTCCTTTTAGCTCTACTTTTGAGAAATATTTCTTTAAAAGTGTTTCTAATTCTTGCGCTGTGTATTCTCTTACGTGCCACGGATTGCGAGTAAGCGAAAGTTTGATATTTGGTGTAGTGAGTATCATTTTTCCACCCTTTTTCAACACTCGTTGAATTTCTTTGAGGTAAAAATTATCATCTTCGATATGCTCAATAACTTGCTGCGTAACAACAGTATCAAAACTCTCATCTGCTTGATTTGCAAACGGAGGAATATTTTGATTCAGAAAAGTAAATTCTGGATGTTGCTTTTGCAAGTGATTGATAAGTTCTTGATTTTTGTCAAGAGCTGTATAATGCGTACAGTGAGGTTTGAAAAGCTCTGCACCTTTTCCCACTCCACAACCTGTTTCCAAAACGCTTCCACTTATGTGCTTTACAGTTTGGTAATAAGCAAAAAGCAGACGCTGATGAATTACATTATCACTAGGAATGGTATAAGCTGTTATTTCGGTAGTTTTGAACATATATGTAGTCGACAGGTTAGCTTCGCTGATTTACAATTCCAAGCTGTCATATTTTTTTGTATGGTTATTATTTTCAAACAGCTTGGAAGCTGTTTGCTACGTATTACAAAGGTCTTAATTTTTCTTGTAAAAACGCTATAAATTAGACTTTAAAACCCTCAAATTCACATTTTATAGATTTTTTTGATTACATTTTGATAAAAATTAGTAGAAATTTTGAAAATTATTTATGCAATCTGATGAACTATTGCATCTACTTAGTATAAAATGAGAAAAATCATCAATCACAATCAAAAAACTAACTCTATTTAATTATGAAAACTACTTTGAAATTTTCGCTTTACTTTTGGATACTATTTATTCCATTTTTAACAGCTTGTGGTCAGTCAGACTCTTCTTATAAAACAGAATCTGCTACTGCTGGGTATTCAGATGAAGAATTAATAGATGTACCACTGACAAATATACCACCACCAATAAATACTTTAGTAAGTTATCAAGACGGAACAGAAGGAGGAACTTCTACTGAACCGATTGTACAAGGCTTGTATGTCATCAAAACAGGAAATATGCAACTTCAAGTACAAGAATTAGAAAAAGCTAAAGAAGAAGTTTTGCAGAAAGTAAAAGCAAACAAAGGATTTACTTCAGCTGCCAATTATAACGATTATAGCTCTTCAAAGCAGCAAACTATAACAATTCGTGTAGCATCTAGTAATTTTGAGAACTTGATGAAGGAACTAGTGACGATTGGTTTTGTGGAAAGTCAGTCGCAAAACTCACAAGATGTAAGTGAAGAGTTTGTAGATATTCAAGCACGTTTGAAGTCAAAAAGAGAAGTAGAAAATCGTTATGTAGAAATTTTGAAAGATGCCAAAACGATTTCTGAAATATTGGAAATTGAAGATAAGTTGCGTGTCATTCGTGAAGAAATAGAAGCTAGAGAAGGACGTTTGCGCTACCTAAAAGACCAAGTTTCACTAAGTACAATCAACCTAACACTTACTCAAAAATTAGAAAATTACTCTAAACCACCAGAACGTTCATTCTTTAGTCGTCTCTTCGAAAATATGGGCGAAGGTTGGGACGATTTCTTGATGTTTGTGGTTGGAGTGATGCGTCTGTGGGTATTTTGGATTGTATTGGCAGGAGTTATTTTTGGAATTGTGAGATGGAGAAAAGCTAGAAAGAAATAAATTACTAAAAATCAACACGTATAGTTCTGAGTTCACTTTAGCAATAAATCAAACTCAAAAATAATTTTAGCCATAAAAAAAGTCTTCATTTATAAAATGAAGACTTTTTTATATTTATCTATAAAATATGCTGTGAATAATTAGTTTCTAACAATTCTAAGAACTTTACTTTGTTTGTTAGAAATAACTTCTATGAAATAGACACCAGCTTTTTGATTTTGTAAATCAAAGGTCGTCTCTAAATTTGCACCTTCTTTATTTTGTTCTTGTACTTCAATAACTCTACCCAATACATCCATCAGACGAAGAGTAACTGCTCCTTTAGCTTCTTGGTTTGTCCAAGCTACCGTTACTTTTCCATTACTTGGGTTTGGATAAGCTTTTAACTTTTCATTCAAATCTATTTGACTAGCTACTTTAGATGCTACTCTAGTAACAAGAGGAGTACAAAATGATGTTTGTACTTGC harbors:
- a CDS encoding S41 family peptidase, producing MSESNSESSNERLIYTRSTPKENKAKTKSTTSISAAQIKLPIFTAIALGVGLIFGARFFGGQGNSFSSSLVGLQTEESASDQAKKIRQVLSYIEDYYVDTVDLTDITDHGIKEMLSKLDPHTSYIPAKDVEIMNSQLEGDFEGIGVEFVLFEDTIQVIMPIPNSPSSRAGIEAGDRIIKVDETPVANVKIDNRKVFDLLRGKKNSKVNLTVFRPYQNKELVLTVERGTIPTSTVEVGYMLTPKTGYIKVSRFGMNTFKEFETQLNKLLRAGMKDLVLDLRGNPGGYMDQAVKMVDELLAGKEMIVYTDGKKDRFDSEEKAHRKGDFEEGAVVVLLDEGSASASEIVAGALQDNDRALIVGRRSFGKGLVQKPITLRDGSELRLTISRYYTPSGRSIQKPYSDTTDYSLEIMERYTNGELYEADSSKMNREKKYKTAHGRTVYGSGGIMPDIFVARDTSYFTPYVDSLYTKNVVRNWTSTYYNLNKEKFKAMSVKEFVSNFTIDKNLENDFLSFAKGQKVIFNDSQYQTSRSFILNQIKANLAKLSWQSEGYYPVLNKEDKEIKVALENIERAEELKKYYLVKE
- the dnaB gene encoding replicative DNA helicase, yielding MDNKSNNFSKKGSFNKKKQNGFANDLSNEMGKLPPQSIPLEEAILGALLLERKAFEDVVDILKADSFYKDAHQLIYQSMLELSAKGSPIDLLTVRTQLEKNGSLEIVGGAYALVRLTTEVSSSANVVYHAHEVVERAIKRKMIGVASTVRENAFEDTKDAFELLDETQSELFEITEDNVRKRTSDMASVYLNTLKDLEEKRKNKTGITGIQSGFTALDRITAGWQRSDLIILAARPGMGKAQPHDAKLLAQNGWKTMGEIKKEDLLAGSDGKFYKVKDVFPQGNKPIYKVTFEDGTSTECCEEHLWITFQQSENKLAVRSLKEIKKTLLTGAGKPNHYIPMVMPIQFEEKKLPLSSYLVGLFVANQGQTSLLADKDAFKTSERMAETYEKLQHAFGDQMVNFSEEPFIPQEYLWSSVRQRTELLDGMLAFSGRLNQDSKGKYKTDSSRLKDDFVFLIRSLGGIVFIKENEKGENYFNVEFELPATLLDLETGAQTTTNNSISPLFKYITKVDFIGNKEASCIKIDSADSLYVTDDFTLTHNTAFVLSALVNAAVKYEHCVAIFSLEMSAEQLLTRMMSSEAEVESQKLRNGSIADHEWAQLIHRTTQLSASKIFIDDTPAITMLELRAKARRLKSQHDLDMIVIDYLQLMSGDSGSAGGNREQEIAGISRALKQLAKELNVPVMALSQLSRAVETRGGDKKPMLSDLRESGSIEQDADMVIFLYRPEYYEITQDEMGNPTQGTAEVIIAKNRHGSLETVILQFVGKYTKFQDLDEGGFSAGNTGYDSGFPNANDNLSSLPSIDDGFTTLQSKGNNMNPIDNDLKNNKAADFDDEPPF
- the dinD gene encoding DNA damage-inducible protein D, producing the protein MDKTTSNYLFAQLEYIRKEKDGVEFWSARDLQTIFDYTQWRNFEKVIKKAVISCENASQSVEYHFADVSKMILVGKGGEREVKDYALTRYACYLIAQNGDPNKEEIAFAQMYFAIQTRKQELIEKRLEETERLKERDKLTLAEKLLSQLAYERGTDSRGFALIRSQGDTAFFGGNTTQRMKDKLGVPKNRALADYLQTPLISGKQLATTLTNGNIKNKNLQNSAEIAQEHITNNEEVRQLLIRRGFVPEELPAAEDTKKVKRRIDGEGRKLIKKKKQK
- a CDS encoding energy transducer TonB; translation: MKNNIMSILFLCILLSCSTRKAPKSTSNLEIDSSKLSEENVYPVYDSLEMIKLAQGDKERTFKIHSYINENIKYPLEAKEKGVEGSVMIRYQVLTDSTVKIKVVNGIGYGCDEEAERVLKEALLYHFDLEFVNTIVLTSVTFRLH
- a CDS encoding DUF6268 family outer membrane beta-barrel protein, translating into MKKISYFLLFAFLFLISFKSQSQNIGLGFLFRPNITLGTAIVPTQNVEDSLKFGMNRFYANLVVPLSGKLKLDIKNINASFTQHFLTVNTGLRLPQGNLVEENTKIYNFSAGITGVHANIRSGVWFYTVNGGIVQDIQKLNESSPFFTAAGAYIRVKGIYKHNIYGVALLYQYERFLPVPILGINRRYNKKWFLELLLPAQGAMRYQFSKKFKAGVLVGLGSFRAGVNPSTNIVLPNLGGKGNLNLNYTELKITSVAELKIKNGIFLSSEIGVSTARSLSFLRTSDNEITFGASTVPYGAINLHIDLQKSKTSPISSRLFGNDF
- a CDS encoding class I SAM-dependent methyltransferase; the protein is MFKTTEITAYTIPSDNVIHQRLLFAYYQTVKHISGSVLETGCGVGKGAELFKPHCTHYTALDKNQELINHLQKQHPEFTFLNQNIPPFANQADESFDTVVTQQVIEHIEDDNFYLKEIQRVLKKGGKMILTTPNIKLSLTRNPWHVREYTAQELETLLKKYFSKVELKGITGNEKIWEYYNQNKESVAKYKKLDIFNLEQNLPRQILQIPYDILNRMNRKKLQEQDNSLVGSVTMDDYFISDDADKCFDFFAVVEK
- a CDS encoding DUF4349 domain-containing protein codes for the protein MKTTLKFSLYFWILFIPFLTACGQSDSSYKTESATAGYSDEELIDVPLTNIPPPINTLVSYQDGTEGGTSTEPIVQGLYVIKTGNMQLQVQELEKAKEEVLQKVKANKGFTSAANYNDYSSSKQQTITIRVASSNFENLMKELVTIGFVESQSQNSQDVSEEFVDIQARLKSKREVENRYVEILKDAKTISEILEIEDKLRVIREEIEAREGRLRYLKDQVSLSTINLTLTQKLENYSKPPERSFFSRLFENMGEGWDDFLMFVVGVMRLWVFWIVLAGVIFGIVRWRKARKK